The following are encoded in a window of Roseivirga misakiensis genomic DNA:
- a CDS encoding translocation/assembly module TamB domain-containing protein has translation MKEKIKRSQVIKKRIVKSILWLVLTPFILLGTVALLIHLPPIQNYLTDRITTYLSEGTGYKTEIDYINIKWFNAVSIDGTQIYDLKDVKMIGIDELVLTFKLSDIIGKTNIETKDAWVKGADVNLRDQTTLRLNIDDWVIKLAELLAGESTASAGSAGSFSIDQITLVDSKFSISDSTRDSVKTGFDYNHFQLIDLNADLLNLKAVADTFQIDVKRLTATDSLSGFKIDELQTFFRNSWKGMAFYELDLKMGKSRITNEVVFNHDRPGLMGYFVDSVYIEANFEGTVIHSDELSYFAPELKEYNESVEIDGFFEGEVRDFFSDEFKLKFGDGTELAGEMQIEGLPDVNNSGFDIFLNNSTLVAKDLEKYIGKRAFEITDKLGKVRLNGSFNGFISDFVAEGTFDTDIGSFTSDTRITSESDELPTYNGRLETENFDLGIFTGDPTFQKVNMNGEIEGAGFTLEDANFTLGADIPSIGIYGYDYQNIVIDSGAFAQSFFSGDLDVSDPNLTLVAKGSIDLRDNKKIFNVTGQLDTAQLKTLNLTEENITLASNFSLDLSGIKLDSIIGSIYLNDTYLKYEENDIVFDSLLFSSQRNDTERDVRFISDQFNAAFIGEFEFTTLLSELENINEQYKLVFSSRRDAAIAFAEKNKASASNFNIRYDISLDNISPVLQLFDTSIYVSRNALIQGRFTNDLIENFTLNAEADSVKWANIRFFSNSININSNNLKDLNNVLTLGQIQSKQQQYANTAETEELDLIAIWDGQKINIEQKIQQESSGNSTDIKAQVDFYKDSTILSFQEAQLVALNEEWNISDNNRILFGERRIDIKDLSITNKDQSISFDGAVAVTKDSAKTLGIEFKDVSVANLNTLTTKSYTGSLNGKLQAQNLYFNPLLFGEIEVSELKVNNFLVGDLEGSLEWNDLNKKFDVNFDVDRNEVRIINLEGDFFPSRATDQLDLRLTLNNANLRIAEPFIEDYVSNIGGFMSGDYAVSGNFSAPVMKGEGFLEQGELKVNYLNTDYKFNGLVEFQKDLILLSNIALKDAENHDASFNGTITHDAFKNFVLDMSGDLSQFQVLNTPPNLSEPYYGTAYGTGTINLNGEASNLTIEANVRTDENTRLIIPISEGTDFTDNPEYITFINRSDTTKTIAVEAGEDEVNKIKIEGLKLDLDINVTPDAYVEIIIDPKSGDILRGRSNGQLRLKIDTQGDFEMTGGLDIVEGGYNFSLYNVITKEFDIERPSTITWFGDPYSAIMDIKASYSQNTSLQPILEQTGAAVENANGGAAVNRRFPTKVLLGLQGPMLSPNFNFDIDLSSVQGPENQVAINAFQNIIQSDEQELNRQVLSLIVLNRFSDQGGLTIGGNTPTQNVSQFLSNQFSQLIAQLDDNLEVDLDLDLQEWDTEAFNTFRLRLSYTFLDGRLRITREGGLVGLADVNSIAGDLTAEYLLTADGRYRVKVYSRNNYDLINVVSNSTTTTTGASITQTTSFNNLREFFSGVNRNRKKRKDKKKKEEDNDPGLN, from the coding sequence TTGAAGGAGAAAATTAAAAGATCGCAAGTTATTAAAAAACGGATTGTTAAATCAATTCTGTGGCTTGTACTGACTCCTTTTATTTTATTGGGCACAGTCGCACTACTCATACATCTACCCCCTATTCAAAATTATCTTACCGATCGTATTACTACCTATCTGAGCGAAGGCACAGGCTACAAAACGGAAATAGATTACATCAACATCAAGTGGTTCAATGCGGTCTCGATTGACGGCACACAAATCTACGACCTAAAGGATGTCAAAATGATTGGAATAGACGAGCTGGTGCTTACTTTCAAGCTCAGCGACATCATTGGAAAAACGAATATCGAAACCAAAGATGCGTGGGTCAAAGGTGCCGATGTAAACCTAAGAGACCAGACTACCCTAAGACTCAATATAGATGATTGGGTGATTAAGCTGGCAGAATTACTTGCTGGAGAAAGTACTGCAAGTGCGGGATCAGCTGGATCGTTCAGTATAGATCAAATCACGCTGGTAGATTCCAAATTTAGCATCTCCGATAGTACCAGAGATAGCGTAAAAACTGGCTTTGACTATAACCACTTTCAACTAATAGACTTAAATGCCGATTTACTGAACCTGAAAGCAGTCGCGGATACTTTCCAGATAGATGTTAAACGGCTCACGGCAACTGATAGTCTTTCTGGGTTTAAAATAGACGAACTCCAAACTTTCTTTCGAAACTCGTGGAAAGGCATGGCCTTCTATGAGCTAGACCTAAAAATGGGTAAGTCTAGGATTACAAACGAGGTCGTCTTCAATCACGATCGGCCGGGGCTCATGGGTTACTTTGTGGACAGTGTGTATATAGAGGCCAACTTTGAGGGCACAGTCATTCATAGTGACGAGCTTAGTTATTTCGCGCCAGAGCTAAAAGAATACAACGAATCCGTAGAGATAGATGGCTTTTTTGAAGGCGAAGTTCGAGATTTCTTCTCCGACGAATTCAAGTTAAAATTTGGTGACGGCACCGAGTTGGCAGGAGAAATGCAGATTGAAGGTTTACCTGATGTAAATAACTCCGGTTTCGATATTTTCTTGAATAATTCCACACTAGTAGCTAAAGATTTAGAAAAATATATCGGTAAACGCGCCTTCGAGATCACGGACAAACTAGGTAAGGTGAGACTTAACGGAAGCTTTAATGGATTCATCAGCGATTTTGTAGCCGAAGGAACGTTCGATACTGATATAGGTAGTTTTACCTCAGATACACGAATCACATCGGAGTCTGATGAGCTTCCGACATATAATGGTAGACTAGAAACTGAAAACTTTGATCTAGGCATTTTTACTGGCGACCCCACTTTCCAAAAAGTCAATATGAATGGAGAAATTGAAGGTGCTGGTTTCACACTAGAAGACGCAAATTTTACACTAGGTGCCGATATTCCAAGTATAGGGATTTACGGATATGACTATCAAAACATCGTAATTGATAGCGGAGCATTTGCACAGTCATTTTTCTCTGGAGATTTAGATGTTTCAGACCCAAATTTGACCTTGGTCGCTAAAGGGTCTATTGACCTTAGAGACAATAAAAAGATATTTAATGTAACTGGTCAGCTAGACACCGCACAATTAAAGACACTCAACTTAACAGAAGAAAACATCACGCTAGCGAGTAATTTTTCGCTTGATTTGAGCGGCATAAAACTAGATAGCATCATCGGAAGCATCTACCTCAATGATACTTACTTGAAGTATGAGGAAAATGATATTGTTTTCGATTCGCTCTTATTCAGCTCGCAGAGAAATGATACTGAAAGGGACGTAAGGTTTATTTCAGATCAATTCAATGCGGCATTCATCGGAGAATTTGAATTCACCACACTCCTATCCGAACTCGAAAACATCAACGAACAGTATAAACTTGTTTTTTCCAGCCGTAGAGATGCGGCCATTGCTTTTGCCGAAAAAAATAAGGCCTCAGCATCCAATTTTAATATCCGCTACGACATCTCTTTAGACAATATTAGCCCAGTATTACAGCTTTTTGACACCTCCATTTATGTTTCGAGAAATGCTTTGATCCAAGGACGCTTTACAAATGATTTGATTGAAAACTTTACCTTAAATGCTGAAGCTGACTCGGTAAAATGGGCCAACATCAGATTTTTTAGCAATAGCATTAACATAAATTCCAACAACCTCAAGGATCTCAACAATGTATTGACACTAGGGCAAATCCAGTCAAAACAACAACAGTATGCAAACACTGCTGAAACAGAAGAACTTGATTTGATTGCGATATGGGATGGCCAAAAAATCAATATTGAACAAAAAATCCAGCAAGAAAGCAGTGGCAACAGTACAGACATAAAAGCGCAAGTTGATTTCTACAAGGATAGCACCATTCTTTCTTTCCAAGAAGCGCAACTGGTCGCCCTAAATGAAGAGTGGAATATCTCCGATAATAATCGAATCCTTTTTGGCGAACGCCGTATCGATATAAAAGACCTGAGCATAACGAATAAGGACCAATCTATCAGTTTTGATGGTGCGGTTGCTGTTACAAAAGACTCTGCAAAAACACTTGGCATAGAGTTTAAGGACGTCTCAGTCGCTAATTTGAACACACTTACTACTAAGAGTTACACAGGCAGCCTGAACGGAAAACTTCAGGCTCAAAACCTCTACTTCAACCCGCTGTTATTTGGTGAAATAGAAGTTTCAGAATTGAAAGTCAACAACTTCTTGGTCGGTGACTTAGAGGGAAGTCTTGAATGGAATGATCTCAATAAAAAGTTTGATGTTAATTTCGATGTAGACAGAAACGAAGTAAGAATTATTAATCTTGAAGGTGATTTCTTTCCTTCTAGGGCTACCGATCAACTTGACTTACGTTTGACGCTTAATAATGCAAACCTGAGAATTGCAGAACCCTTCATAGAGGATTATGTCAGTAACATTGGTGGTTTCATGTCTGGAGATTACGCGGTTAGTGGTAACTTTTCCGCGCCTGTTATGAAAGGCGAAGGATTTCTTGAACAAGGAGAATTAAAAGTGAACTACCTAAACACTGACTACAAATTCAACGGATTAGTAGAGTTTCAAAAAGACCTCATTTTATTATCAAATATTGCTCTTAAAGATGCTGAAAATCATGATGCTAGTTTTAATGGAACGATCACGCATGATGCCTTCAAAAACTTTGTCTTGGACATGTCGGGAGACCTCTCCCAATTTCAAGTACTCAATACACCTCCTAATTTAAGTGAACCTTATTATGGAACTGCCTATGGAACGGGTACCATAAACCTCAATGGTGAAGCATCTAATTTAACAATCGAAGCCAACGTCCGGACGGATGAAAACACAAGACTAATTATCCCTATCAGCGAGGGAACTGACTTTACAGATAATCCGGAATACATCACCTTCATTAACAGGAGCGACACTACAAAAACGATCGCTGTAGAAGCAGGAGAAGATGAGGTCAATAAAATTAAAATTGAGGGATTAAAACTAGACCTTGACATTAACGTGACCCCAGATGCGTATGTCGAAATTATCATCGACCCTAAGTCTGGTGACATTCTAAGAGGGAGAAGCAATGGTCAACTGCGGTTAAAAATTGACACCCAAGGAGATTTTGAAATGACGGGTGGGCTAGACATTGTAGAAGGCGGTTATAACTTCTCCTTATACAACGTTATTACTAAAGAGTTTGATATTGAGCGACCAAGTACCATTACCTGGTTCGGAGATCCGTATTCGGCCATTATGGATATTAAAGCCTCTTACTCACAAAACACTTCTCTACAGCCAATATTAGAGCAAACTGGTGCTGCCGTTGAAAATGCAAATGGAGGTGCCGCTGTAAATAGGCGTTTTCCTACGAAAGTACTGCTGGGATTACAAGGGCCAATGCTTTCACCCAATTTCAATTTTGATATCGATTTAAGTTCAGTACAAGGCCCAGAAAATCAAGTGGCCATCAACGCTTTCCAGAACATTATACAAAGTGATGAACAAGAACTCAATCGGCAGGTACTAAGCTTAATCGTTTTAAACCGGTTCTCAGATCAAGGCGGTTTGACTATCGGCGGGAATACGCCTACTCAAAACGTGAGTCAGTTTTTATCGAATCAGTTTAGCCAGCTAATTGCTCAACTGGACGACAATTTAGAAGTCGACCTAGACCTTGATTTACAAGAATGGGATACGGAGGCATTTAACACCTTCCGATTAAGACTCTCATATACTTTCCTAGATGGAAGACTCAGAATAACAAGAGAGGGCGGCTTAGTCGGACTCGCTGATGTAAATAGTATTGCCGGCGATCTTACCGCAGAATATTTACTGACGGCAGATGGTCGCTACAGAGTTAAGGTTTACTCAAGAAATAATTATGATCTTATTAATGTTGTTTCTAACTCAACAACTACTACTACTGGAGCTAGCATAACACAAACAACAAGCTTCAATAATTTACGAGAGTTCTTTTCAGGGGTAAATCGCAATCGAAAGAAAAGAAAGGATAAGAAGAAAAAGGAAGAAGATAATGATCCTGGGCTGAACTAA
- a CDS encoding LuxE/PaaK family acyltransferase, with amino-acid sequence MAVINSLTQRIFSVNSSTFEELAIDIFNFQYQHNQIYRQYSNYLGKEPRSITGMSEVPFLPIQFFKDHNVKSAEWNSELVFESSGTSGQQTSKHHVHAEQLYLKGCLQTFEHRYGDISDYTILALLPSYLERGNSGLVSMVNYFIEKTEDPDSGFFLNEFDQLQKQLLKQREKGKKTILWGVTFALLDFAVSHPINFPELIIMETGGMKGRREEQVRTDVHRILNSAFGTHAIHSEYGMTELFSQGYSKGNGIFWPAPTMKVLIRDLNDPLDYPIHHKNGGVNIIDLANIMTCSFIETKDLGLVHANGSFEINGRIDNSEMRGCNLMLF; translated from the coding sequence ATGGCGGTTATTAATAGTTTAACACAAAGAATATTTTCTGTCAACTCTTCGACATTTGAAGAATTGGCAATTGATATTTTCAACTTCCAGTATCAGCACAATCAGATTTACCGTCAATACTCTAATTACTTGGGAAAGGAACCTCGATCCATAACGGGTATGTCCGAAGTTCCTTTTTTACCGATCCAATTTTTCAAAGACCATAACGTAAAATCTGCCGAATGGAACAGTGAATTGGTTTTTGAAAGTAGCGGAACATCAGGCCAGCAGACCAGTAAGCACCATGTTCACGCCGAGCAACTTTATCTAAAAGGATGTCTGCAGACATTCGAACATCGCTATGGTGATATTTCAGATTACACTATTCTCGCTTTACTTCCGTCATACTTAGAAAGAGGCAACTCTGGCTTAGTTTCAATGGTTAACTATTTCATAGAAAAAACCGAGGATCCGGATTCGGGATTCTTTTTAAATGAATTTGACCAGCTTCAAAAACAGCTTCTTAAGCAAAGAGAAAAGGGTAAAAAGACAATCCTCTGGGGCGTTACGTTTGCCTTATTAGATTTTGCAGTGTCTCATCCAATTAATTTCCCCGAATTAATTATTATGGAAACGGGAGGAATGAAGGGGAGAAGAGAAGAGCAAGTGAGAACTGATGTCCATCGAATTTTAAATTCGGCATTTGGTACTCACGCTATCCATTCTGAATACGGCATGACCGAGCTATTCTCTCAAGGATATTCTAAAGGAAATGGAATCTTTTGGCCGGCACCAACTATGAAAGTCTTAATTCGAGATTTAAATGACCCATTAGACTACCCAATACATCATAAAAATGGTGGTGTTAACATCATTGATCTGGCTAACATCATGACTTGTTCTTTTATTGAAACCAAAGACTTAGGCCTAGTACATGCCAATGGATCATTTGAGATAAATGGTAGGATTGATAATTCGGAAATGCGCGGTTGTAACCTTATGCTATTTTAA
- a CDS encoding cryptochrome/photolyase family protein, with protein MSQVNIFWFRRDLRFIDNTALSYALKENSPVLPIFIFDREILDKLEDKSDARVEFIQRTILQMNEKLQAKGSGIKTFYGQPEEVFKTLTSTHKIDAVFTNRDYEPYATSRDRAVEEYLKENGIGFYTFKDHVIYEKEEIVSGSGTFYKVFTPYSRAWKAKYTEHPPHIHGDSLTNDNWFKVEKLDVHSLKSMGFESSPIQIPEKELDTDLVKKYTEKRNFPSLNATSRLGIHLRFGTISIRQLAKEAARLNSTFLNELIWRDFYAMILANNPQIVDNAFKAQYDQIPWRKDEEGFKLWCEGKTGYPIVDAGMRQLNNTGFMHNRVRMIVASFLTKHLLIDWRWGEAYFAKKLLDFDLASNNGGWQWAAGTGTDAQPYFRVFNPESQTEKFDKDLKYIKKWVPEFGTKDYPEPIVEHKFARLRAIDTYKTALGK; from the coding sequence ATGTCTCAAGTCAACATCTTCTGGTTCAGAAGGGATTTACGCTTCATCGATAACACAGCACTCAGTTACGCTTTAAAGGAAAACAGCCCGGTCCTGCCCATCTTTATTTTCGATAGAGAGATACTCGATAAATTAGAGGATAAGTCAGACGCACGAGTAGAATTTATTCAGCGTACTATCCTACAAATGAATGAAAAGCTTCAAGCTAAGGGAAGTGGTATCAAAACATTTTATGGCCAACCTGAAGAAGTCTTCAAAACACTCACATCAACGCATAAAATCGATGCTGTATTCACCAACAGAGATTATGAACCCTATGCTACCTCCCGTGACAGGGCCGTTGAGGAGTATCTGAAGGAAAATGGAATAGGCTTTTACACATTCAAAGACCATGTGATTTACGAAAAAGAAGAAATCGTTTCTGGCTCGGGTACATTCTACAAAGTCTTTACACCTTATAGCCGTGCATGGAAAGCTAAGTACACAGAACACCCTCCACATATTCATGGCGATAGCCTTACCAATGACAACTGGTTTAAGGTAGAAAAACTTGATGTCCACAGTCTAAAAAGTATGGGATTTGAATCATCGCCGATCCAGATTCCAGAAAAAGAGTTGGATACAGATTTGGTGAAAAAGTATACGGAAAAGCGAAACTTTCCTTCACTAAACGCCACTTCAAGGCTAGGCATCCATTTAAGATTTGGAACTATAAGCATTCGTCAACTTGCCAAAGAGGCAGCGCGACTAAATTCGACTTTTCTGAATGAATTGATCTGGCGAGATTTTTATGCCATGATTTTGGCAAACAATCCACAAATCGTAGATAATGCTTTTAAAGCTCAGTACGATCAAATTCCTTGGCGAAAGGATGAAGAAGGTTTTAAACTTTGGTGCGAAGGTAAAACTGGTTATCCGATTGTCGATGCTGGTATGAGACAATTGAATAACACAGGGTTCATGCACAATCGAGTACGGATGATCGTGGCTAGTTTTTTAACAAAACACTTACTGATCGATTGGCGATGGGGTGAAGCCTATTTTGCCAAGAAACTCTTAGATTTTGACCTGGCTTCCAACAATGGAGGCTGGCAATGGGCCGCAGGAACAGGAACCGATGCACAACCTTATTTCAGGGTTTTTAACCCAGAATCTCAGACTGAAAAGTTCGATAAGGACCTCAAATACATAAAAAAATGGGTGCCTGAATTTGGGACTAAAGACTACCCTGAACCAATAGTAGAGCACAAATTTGCTAGACTAAGAGCAATAGACACCTATAAAACAGCATTAGGAAAGTAG
- a CDS encoding sigma-54-dependent transcriptional regulator, giving the protein MAKILIIDDEQSIRSTLREILEYEKYTIDEAKDGQEGLDKLIANKYDIALCDVKMPKMDGIELLERVQMAGIDTQFIMISAHGTIETAVDATKMGAFDFVPKPPDLNRLLLTVKNALDKSSLVTETKTLKKKLSKRYEMIGESESLSEVKEMMDKVGPTDARVLITGPNGSGKELVARGIHERSNRSSAPFIEVNCAAIPAELIESELFGHEKGAFTSAHKQRIGKFEQANEGTLFLDEIGDMSLSAQAKVLRALQEHKITRVGGDKDINVNVRVLAATNKDLRQEIADSNFREDLYHRLSVIVVQVPALKERKEDISLLVDKFLDDIAHEYGTKKKEVTEDGIDALKAYDWSGNIRELRNVTERLVIMCGERIGADDVKKYLV; this is encoded by the coding sequence ATGGCAAAAATTCTGATTATCGACGACGAACAAAGTATAAGAAGTACCCTAAGAGAAATTCTAGAGTATGAAAAGTATACAATCGACGAAGCTAAAGATGGTCAAGAAGGCCTAGATAAGTTGATCGCCAATAAGTACGACATTGCCTTGTGCGATGTAAAAATGCCCAAAATGGACGGCATTGAATTATTGGAGCGCGTTCAGATGGCAGGCATAGACACTCAGTTTATCATGATTTCAGCCCACGGCACCATTGAAACGGCAGTTGACGCAACGAAAATGGGAGCCTTCGATTTTGTACCAAAACCACCGGATTTAAATAGGCTTTTACTCACTGTAAAAAATGCCCTAGACAAGAGTTCACTGGTTACAGAAACTAAAACGCTAAAGAAAAAGCTTTCCAAGCGTTATGAAATGATCGGTGAATCTGAATCTCTCTCGGAAGTCAAAGAGATGATGGACAAAGTCGGCCCGACCGATGCCCGCGTTTTAATTACTGGTCCAAATGGTAGCGGAAAAGAGCTCGTTGCTCGAGGAATTCATGAACGAAGCAACCGATCTTCTGCCCCATTTATAGAGGTTAACTGTGCGGCTATTCCTGCAGAGCTTATCGAAAGTGAGCTTTTTGGTCATGAAAAAGGAGCTTTTACATCTGCTCACAAGCAGCGCATCGGGAAATTTGAACAGGCCAATGAAGGCACCTTATTCCTAGATGAAATTGGTGATATGAGCCTTTCTGCTCAGGCTAAAGTACTCAGAGCCCTCCAAGAGCATAAAATTACTCGAGTAGGCGGTGATAAGGATATTAATGTAAATGTGCGCGTTCTGGCCGCAACAAATAAAGATTTGAGGCAGGAAATTGCCGATAGCAACTTCAGAGAGGATTTATACCATCGATTAAGTGTTATTGTGGTACAAGTACCCGCGCTGAAGGAGCGAAAGGAAGATATATCACTGCTCGTGGATAAATTCCTAGACGATATTGCTCATGAGTATGGGACCAAGAAAAAAGAAGTAACCGAAGACGGGATCGATGCACTAAAAGCCTACGATTGGTCAGGTAACATACGGGAATTGAGGAATGTCACCGAAAGGTTGGTGATCATGTGTGGAGAGCGTATTGGTGCCGATGATGTGAAAAAGTATTTGGTCTAA
- a CDS encoding DUF2279 domain-containing protein gives MRAALLALFLLFSQSFTVFGQQVADEKDEKLNKILLYGGIGYGTTMLALSQAWYKEQGLEKFKFFNDNDEWLQVDKVGHTYSTYNLSRINYELLKKTKLSDRKAVFWSSAVSSLLLLPVEILDGFSPDFGFSYGDIIANTAGSGLFLGQQLLWNEQRIKLKWSFHQTSLAPLRPNLLGDGLAEELLKDYNGQTYWLSVDVHAFAKESKFPKWLNLAFGYGGQDMVRARDSQNLAAGFNNFRQYYFGIDFDLSYIQTDKKWLKVLLFIGDMIRLPAPAIELSQGKFKGHLLYY, from the coding sequence ATGCGTGCTGCATTACTCGCTTTATTCTTACTGTTTAGTCAGTCCTTTACCGTTTTTGGCCAGCAAGTGGCTGATGAAAAGGATGAAAAGCTGAACAAGATACTGCTTTATGGAGGCATTGGATACGGTACAACTATGCTGGCATTAAGCCAAGCTTGGTACAAAGAGCAAGGTCTAGAAAAGTTTAAATTCTTCAATGATAACGACGAATGGCTTCAAGTTGATAAGGTTGGGCACACCTACTCTACTTACAATCTATCCCGGATTAATTATGAACTCCTAAAGAAGACCAAGCTAAGTGATCGCAAGGCTGTTTTTTGGTCAAGTGCCGTCAGTAGTCTTTTACTTTTGCCGGTAGAAATTTTAGATGGCTTCTCACCTGATTTTGGATTTTCTTATGGTGATATCATAGCCAATACAGCTGGATCAGGTCTTTTTTTAGGCCAACAGCTTTTATGGAACGAACAAAGAATTAAACTGAAATGGAGTTTTCACCAAACAAGCTTGGCACCGTTAAGGCCAAACCTACTAGGCGATGGCCTCGCCGAGGAATTACTTAAAGATTATAATGGACAAACCTACTGGTTGTCGGTCGATGTTCACGCTTTTGCAAAAGAAAGCAAGTTCCCAAAATGGTTAAATCTTGCCTTTGGCTATGGTGGACAGGACATGGTACGCGCCAGAGATAGTCAAAACTTAGCCGCAGGCTTCAATAATTTTAGGCAGTATTACTTCGGCATAGACTTCGACCTATCCTATATTCAAACAGATAAAAAATGGCTAAAGGTATTGCTTTTCATCGGAGATATGATTCGGCTACCCGCTCCCGCCATCGAGTTAAGTCAAGGCAAGTTCAAAGGACACCTGCTCTATTATTAG